The uncultured Fibrobacter sp. genome includes a region encoding these proteins:
- a CDS encoding SDR family NAD(P)-dependent oxidoreductase, with the protein MGVKTYIKRVLKYIVFGVPVKKVYPQVSVIAPNDYLKGRVALITGGTSGIGLEIAKAYINAGAKVIITGRTKERIDRACFEIEKQVRNKGCIYGIEMNNTDVSQFSKKFEDALKLVFPQKIDILVNNAGVLGGHISNATEDAYDSVLDTNLKGPFFLSQHIGHYFKENSIRGNILNIASSSSLRPAASAYTLSKWGIRGLTIGLAKVLAPYDIVVNGLAPGQTATPMLRSNKSDENLVSSNTPIGRFILPEEIANMAVILVSSMGRSIMGDVVYMTGGAGVFSNEDMDYSFR; encoded by the coding sequence ATGGGAGTAAAAACTTACATAAAAAGAGTGCTGAAATATATCGTTTTTGGGGTGCCGGTAAAAAAAGTATATCCGCAAGTTTCAGTTATTGCACCTAATGATTATCTTAAAGGACGCGTTGCCTTGATTACTGGAGGTACGAGTGGCATAGGATTAGAAATCGCTAAAGCCTACATTAATGCTGGAGCGAAGGTTATAATAACGGGGAGAACAAAAGAACGAATTGATCGGGCTTGTTTTGAAATTGAAAAACAAGTTCGTAATAAAGGTTGTATTTATGGAATTGAAATGAACAATACGGATGTGTCTCAGTTTTCGAAAAAATTTGAAGATGCTTTAAAACTTGTTTTTCCACAAAAAATAGACATTCTTGTCAATAATGCTGGTGTACTTGGTGGTCATATTTCTAATGCGACTGAAGATGCTTACGATTCTGTTTTAGACACCAACTTAAAAGGACCGTTTTTTTTGTCACAACACATTGGTCACTATTTTAAAGAAAACAGCATTCGTGGCAATATTTTGAATATCGCTTCTTCGTCAAGTTTACGTCCTGCGGCGTCTGCATATACTTTGTCTAAATGGGGTATTCGAGGGTTGACTATTGGATTGGCGAAAGTTTTGGCTCCATATGATATTGTCGTTAATGGCTTGGCTCCTGGACAAACGGCGACGCCTATGTTGCGCTCAAACAAATCGGATGAAAATTTAGTTTCATCGAATACGCCTATAGGTCGTTTTATTTTACCAGAAGAAATCGCTAATATGGCTGTTATTTTAGTAAGCAGTATGGGACGATCAATTATGGGTGATGTTGTATATATGACTGGTGGTGCGGGTGTTTTTTCAAATGAAGATATGGATTATTCATTTAGGTAA
- a CDS encoding thiamine pyrophosphate-binding protein: protein MENMYYTVERSVQILISLLKAHGIRYVIASPGTANMTFVVSIQNDRYFKVFSSIDERSAAYMACGLSAELNEPVVITCTEATASRNYLPGLTEAFYRKLPVLAVTCNHGEEFIGQMVPQVIDRRSLPNDVANLSVNIPFVKDKNDEWSNTIKINQAILELTRRGGGPVHINLATHNSADFKAESAKPVQIIKRYFANQKLPQIPDGRVGIFVGAHKRFSETVVSYINRFCEQYNAVVFCDQTSNYFGPYRINYSIVACQEKYRSSLRTLDLVVHIGQVSGEYWHVSSSQTWRVDEDGEVKDAFKGSLNAVFEMSEETFFQSYIQERKEKKNDLYTQYCKECYLAYNKIPELPFSNAWVAKRIHKEIPAGSVLHFGILNSLRAWNFFDVPQAYMTSCNVGGFGIDGGLSTLVGASIANPEKIHFVFLGDLAFFYDMNALGNRHISNNVRIMVVNNGKGTEFRMYWHPAYQLGDDADKFVAAGGHYGNKSPKLIKSYVEALGYEYLSANNKAEFEKNYKTFISGNRHDKPMVFEVYTDNEDETRSITIMRSLLVDASYCTKQKIKGVAKSMVKLIKK, encoded by the coding sequence ATGGAAAATATGTATTATACCGTAGAAAGAAGTGTTCAAATTTTAATCTCTCTGCTCAAGGCGCACGGAATTCGCTATGTTATAGCCTCTCCAGGAACAGCAAACATGACGTTTGTTGTGAGTATACAAAATGATAGATATTTTAAGGTTTTTTCTTCAATTGATGAGCGCTCGGCTGCGTATATGGCTTGCGGCTTGTCTGCTGAATTGAATGAACCTGTTGTAATCACGTGTACTGAAGCGACTGCTTCTAGAAACTATTTGCCAGGATTGACAGAAGCGTTTTATCGAAAACTACCGGTTTTAGCAGTGACTTGTAACCATGGAGAAGAATTTATCGGACAGATGGTTCCCCAGGTTATCGATCGTCGGTCGCTACCCAATGATGTTGCAAATTTATCTGTGAACATTCCGTTTGTTAAAGACAAAAATGACGAATGGAGCAATACGATTAAGATTAATCAGGCTATATTGGAATTGACTAGACGGGGTGGTGGTCCTGTTCATATAAATTTGGCGACCCATAATTCGGCTGATTTTAAAGCAGAATCCGCCAAGCCTGTTCAGATAATAAAACGTTATTTTGCAAATCAAAAACTTCCACAAATTCCAGATGGACGTGTTGGAATCTTTGTTGGGGCTCATAAGCGTTTTTCTGAAACGGTGGTTTCTTATATAAATCGTTTTTGCGAGCAATACAATGCAGTTGTTTTTTGTGATCAAACGAGTAACTATTTTGGACCATATCGAATTAATTACTCAATTGTTGCATGTCAAGAAAAATATAGATCAAGTTTAAGAACCTTGGATTTGGTTGTTCATATAGGTCAAGTTTCTGGTGAATATTGGCATGTATCTTCTTCCCAAACATGGAGAGTGGATGAAGATGGTGAAGTAAAGGATGCTTTTAAGGGCTCGTTGAATGCTGTTTTCGAAATGTCTGAAGAGACATTTTTTCAATCCTATATACAAGAGCGGAAAGAGAAAAAAAATGATTTGTACACTCAATATTGTAAAGAATGTTATTTAGCATATAATAAAATCCCTGAACTGCCGTTTTCTAATGCTTGGGTTGCAAAAAGGATCCACAAGGAAATACCTGCGGGATCTGTGCTGCATTTCGGAATACTTAATTCTTTAAGGGCCTGGAATTTTTTTGATGTTCCACAAGCGTACATGACTAGTTGCAATGTGGGTGGTTTCGGTATTGATGGGGGACTGTCCACATTGGTTGGAGCGTCTATTGCTAATCCTGAAAAAATACATTTTGTATTCCTAGGGGATCTTGCGTTCTTTTATGATATGAATGCCTTGGGTAATCGTCATATATCAAATAATGTAAGAATTATGGTTGTCAACAACGGCAAGGGAACGGAATTTAGAATGTATTGGCATCCTGCATATCAATTGGGGGATGACGCAGACAAATTTGTTGCAGCTGGAGGACATTATGGGAATAAATCACCTAAATTGATAAAGTCTTATGTTGAAGCCTTGGGATATGAATATTTAAGTGCAAATAATAAAGCAGAATTTGAAAAGAATTATAAGACTTTTATTTCTGGAAATCGGCATGATAAGCCGATGGTGTTTGAGGTATATACAGATAATGAAGATGAAACTCGTTCGATAACGATTATGCGTTCTTTGTTGGTTGACGCCTCCTATTGTACAAAACAAAAAATTAAGGGCGTGGCAAAGTCGATGGTGAAATTGATAAAGAAGTAA
- a CDS encoding acyltransferase, whose product MLVDVEIVFIIIVLLLMFRKKDGLAESSLPIAKDVNSFISKETSAFFKAFCCVIIVLHHFSLRYENGGLISSLVAVGGGSFSLPIFFLLSSYGVVKSEYRCRTNAILFVKKRLLKIMIPFWIICSVTVLTYSMISLEGVTQSELAAYRVNSYFGFMAGIPLIQKLGMCLGLIEIDGAMWFIWVTVVSYIAILISKSIFRLDKFPIGFFALYVALIVFSGVCFFIFELPAHYWRNLWALILGGGLAVLDIKSVRMTKMFLLAVCFITNVYLCIYSVYMHDYVYMVFANMALISIFIVNELLKKKLEFHSVITVLSGLSYWIYLIHIKVLTFEWYFVGYKDVFVPLFVIITMSFLFSKLLKSNRGCINEIRIL is encoded by the coding sequence ATGTTGGTTGATGTAGAAATAGTTTTTATAATAATTGTTCTTTTGCTTATGTTCCGCAAAAAGGATGGGCTTGCGGAGTCATCTTTGCCGATAGCAAAGGATGTAAATTCCTTTATATCAAAAGAAACTTCTGCTTTTTTTAAAGCTTTTTGTTGTGTTATTATTGTTTTGCATCATTTTTCATTACGATATGAAAACGGAGGCCTTATTTCGAGTCTTGTGGCTGTGGGGGGGGGCTCCTTTTCACTGCCTATCTTCTTTCTGCTTTCTTCGTATGGTGTTGTGAAATCAGAATATCGCTGTAGAACCAACGCAATTTTGTTTGTAAAAAAAAGATTGCTTAAAATCATGATCCCATTTTGGATTATTTGTTCTGTGACTGTGTTGACTTACAGTATGATTTCACTTGAAGGTGTAACTCAAAGTGAGCTTGCAGCTTATCGAGTGAATTCGTATTTCGGATTTATGGCAGGAATACCGTTAATACAAAAGTTGGGTATGTGTCTTGGGCTAATTGAGATTGATGGTGCAATGTGGTTTATTTGGGTTACTGTTGTATCGTACATAGCTATTTTGATTTCCAAAAGTATATTTCGTTTAGATAAATTTCCAATAGGTTTCTTTGCTTTATATGTTGCATTGATTGTTTTTTCTGGTGTATGTTTTTTTATTTTTGAGTTGCCAGCCCATTATTGGCGAAATCTTTGGGCTCTTATTTTAGGGGGGGGGCTGGCTGTACTTGATATTAAATCAGTCAGAATGACAAAAATGTTTTTGTTGGCAGTCTGTTTTATAACAAATGTTTATTTATGTATTTATTCTGTTTATATGCATGATTATGTCTATATGGTATTTGCAAATATGGCATTGATTTCGATTTTTATTGTAAACGAGTTGTTAAAAAAGAAATTAGAATTTCATAGCGTAATTACTGTTTTATCGGGATTGTCTTATTGGATTTATTTGATTCACATCAAGGTTTTGACTTTTGAATGGTATTTTGTGGGGTACAAGGATGTTTTTGTGCCTTTGTTCGTTATTATAACAATGAGTTTTTTGTTTAGTAAATTGTTAAAGTCAAATAGAGGATGCATTAATGAAATTCGAATTCTGTAG
- a CDS encoding polysaccharide pyruvyl transferase family protein produces MKFEFCRMWRLIVFFIRAFFTLKKKVILFSIPTHPNLGDQAQLMCTEKWIKENFSNYKMLSLGHLCVPFANRFETLLFNYTFWAFLVLKLTVRKNDVFIGHSGYFFVDHHGGWFSYDFLMQHWNNQFIILPQTVNLYTPVVKQRVAKTFGNKKNLTLLCRDEISYENAKQLFGTTKLLLYPDIVTSLIGLRTYSANREGVLFCFRDDIEAFYSVSDIDNLMQRFGNVRKEKVDTTLKISSGMMHKFRDELINKMIEKISTYKVVITDRYHGTIFSAIANTPVIVVSSADHKLSSGVKWFPQEVFGENVQYAESLDDAYERAVNMLNEKRHIYNNPSYFKDRYWDRLYSCLEYKD; encoded by the coding sequence ATGAAATTCGAATTCTGTAGAATGTGGCGATTAATTGTCTTTTTTATTCGGGCTTTTTTTACCTTGAAGAAAAAGGTTATATTGTTTAGCATTCCCACGCACCCTAATTTGGGTGATCAAGCGCAGTTGATGTGTACCGAAAAGTGGATTAAAGAAAATTTCAGCAATTATAAAATGTTGTCGCTTGGACATCTTTGCGTACCTTTTGCAAATAGATTCGAGACGTTGTTGTTTAATTATACCTTCTGGGCTTTTTTGGTCTTGAAATTAACGGTTCGAAAGAATGATGTGTTTATTGGACATAGCGGATATTTCTTTGTCGATCATCATGGGGGCTGGTTTTCATACGATTTTTTGATGCAACATTGGAATAATCAATTTATTATTCTTCCGCAGACTGTCAATCTCTATACACCTGTTGTAAAGCAACGTGTGGCTAAAACTTTTGGAAATAAAAAAAATCTCACCCTCCTATGCCGTGATGAAATTTCTTACGAAAATGCAAAACAACTCTTTGGAACAACAAAACTTTTATTGTATCCAGATATTGTGACAAGCTTGATAGGCTTGAGAACGTATAGTGCGAATAGAGAAGGTGTTCTTTTCTGTTTCCGTGATGACATTGAAGCTTTTTATTCAGTAAGTGATATTGACAATTTGATGCAACGATTTGGTAATGTGCGTAAAGAAAAAGTTGATACAACTTTGAAAATTTCATCCGGAATGATGCACAAGTTCCGTGATGAATTGATTAATAAGATGATTGAAAAAATATCAACGTATAAAGTTGTGATAACGGATCGCTATCATGGAACTATTTTTTCGGCAATAGCAAATACTCCGGTTATTGTTGTTAGTTCTGCGGATCATAAGTTGAGTAGCGGAGTTAAATGGTTCCCGCAAGAAGTGTTTGGCGAGAACGTACAATATGCAGAATCTTTGGATGATGCTTACGAAAGGGCTGTTAATATGTTGAACGAAAAACGGCATATTTATAATAATCCATCATATTTTAAAGACCGATATTGGGACAGACTTTATTCCTGTTTAGAATATAAAGATTGA
- a CDS encoding glycosyltransferase — MRILFFSNIPIRKTFKGSYNGGGWISSLIDTLVQSTEHEIAVGYFSESDEKITDSQLTIYKMKEGNILKRRLKKWLSLFPFSSLIEKKSWLFYEKKLLSVIADYKPDIIHIFGTEHQFGLISNKTNVPTIIHIQGVLNPYFNAFLPPFFSWYNNFFRPIHFVQKYIERKTWQMNCFREKEIFSRNQNYIGRTDWDKRVAFILNPKSIYFYGSEILRNDFYREWQRKNPKELIIISTISSPLYKGFDTILKTAFLLKSFKKDFIWKVFGNINPTYIEGKIGIKHSEVDVKLEGVANTETLIESIIESSVYVHPSYIDNSPNSVCEAQMLGVPVIATNVGGLASIIDDCNTGFLVPSNDPYQMAYMIDFLYKNKKLNEQIGYSARIQALKRHDRNRIINDLLDVYRIISKK, encoded by the coding sequence ATGCGTATTTTGTTTTTTTCAAACATTCCAATAAGGAAAACGTTTAAAGGCTCATACAACGGAGGTGGTTGGATTTCGTCTTTAATTGATACACTTGTCCAATCAACAGAACATGAAATTGCCGTAGGGTATTTCTCTGAAAGTGATGAAAAAATTACCGATTCCCAATTAACTATATACAAAATGAAAGAGGGAAATATTCTTAAAAGGCGTTTGAAAAAATGGTTGTCTTTATTTCCTTTTTCTTCATTGATTGAAAAAAAATCTTGGCTATTTTATGAAAAAAAATTATTGTCTGTAATTGCGGATTATAAACCAGACATAATTCACATATTTGGAACAGAGCATCAATTTGGTCTTATTTCTAATAAAACCAACGTCCCGACAATTATTCATATTCAAGGGGTTTTAAATCCCTATTTCAATGCCTTTTTGCCACCTTTTTTTTCTTGGTATAATAATTTTTTTAGACCAATTCATTTTGTACAAAAATACATAGAACGAAAAACATGGCAAATGAACTGTTTTCGAGAAAAAGAAATTTTTTCTAGAAATCAAAATTATATAGGTCGTACTGATTGGGATAAAAGAGTTGCTTTCATTTTAAATCCAAAGAGCATCTATTTTTATGGGAGCGAAATATTACGGAATGATTTTTATAGAGAGTGGCAAAGAAAAAATCCTAAAGAATTAATTATAATTTCAACGATATCCTCTCCACTTTATAAAGGTTTTGACACTATACTTAAAACGGCTTTTTTATTGAAATCTTTTAAGAAAGATTTTATATGGAAAGTTTTTGGAAATATCAATCCAACATATATAGAAGGAAAAATAGGAATTAAACATTCTGAAGTTGATGTCAAATTAGAAGGAGTGGCAAATACAGAAACATTAATTGAAAGTATAATCGAATCATCCGTTTATGTACATCCAAGCTATATTGATAATAGTCCCAATAGCGTTTGTGAAGCACAAATGTTAGGTGTTCCTGTCATTGCCACAAATGTGGGTGGTTTAGCCTCAATTATAGATGATTGTAATACAGGCTTTTTAGTACCTTCTAACGATCCATATCAGATGGCTTATATGATAGATTTTTTATACAAGAATAAAAAATTGAATGAACAAATAGGATATTCAGCGCGTATTCAAGCTTTAAAAAGACACGATAGAAATAGAATTATAAATGATCTTTTAGATGTTTACAGGATTATTTCAAAAAAATAA
- a CDS encoding DapH/DapD/GlmU-related protein, translating into MKLHTIPYKVVRKCCRFIYAIYSICRTKLCFFSLDVETDGYKTNGYPIVNVIRGRIKIGKNFKMNNGLSLNTIGYTTPCILIAKDAQLIIGSNVGISQTSLIASDADIIIGDNVLMGAGVKVYSSDFHSTNYENRRNSMTDSDHCKSKLVSIGNDVFIGAGTIILKGVSIGEKSIVGAGSVVTKSIPPNEIWAGNPAKMIRKICQV; encoded by the coding sequence ATGAAACTGCATACTATCCCATATAAAGTTGTTCGAAAATGTTGTCGTTTTATATATGCAATTTATTCTATTTGCAGAACTAAATTGTGTTTTTTTTCTCTTGATGTTGAAACAGATGGCTACAAAACAAATGGATATCCTATAGTAAACGTCATTAGAGGTCGTATAAAAATTGGGAAAAATTTTAAAATGAATAATGGCTTATCTTTAAATACAATTGGTTATACAACGCCATGTATTTTAATTGCGAAGGATGCCCAATTGATTATTGGAAGTAATGTTGGTATATCACAAACATCATTGATTGCATCTGATGCGGATATAATAATAGGAGATAATGTATTAATGGGTGCTGGTGTTAAGGTTTATTCGAGCGATTTTCATAGTACAAATTATGAAAATCGTCGTAATAGTATGACGGATTCGGATCATTGCAAGTCTAAACTAGTTTCAATCGGAAATGATGTTTTTATTGGTGCAGGAACGATAATTTTGAAAGGTGTTTCGATTGGCGAAAAGTCAATTGTTGGTGCAGGAAGTGTTGTGACGAAGAGTATTCCGCCTAATGAAATTTGGGCAGGCAATCCAGCAAAGATGATTCGAAAGATTTGTCAAGTTTAA